A single window of Paenibacillus sp. FSL H8-0537 DNA harbors:
- a CDS encoding RsmD family RNA methyltransferase, translating to MTRYLYSYSCHEEELELCRLELSRLLEASLSDGFVVSEHNVHPSRSPFLKRRLELSLSGETLPELLEQLPLVDLNGATFKVLCTVADSPYSYEEQRGLERSVGASLIGVADMRQPERLLGVTFWQQRYWFGDCVEASAIWLAHRQKPQNYSTALGTRVARAIVNIASGPAGEALKAKVIDPCCGMGTVLIEALSMGIDIRGVDRNPLAVRGARVNLAHFGYSKELVALGDMRELEGHYDAAIVDLPYNLCSVLPIGEQLDMLESVRRIADLAVIVTTEPIETQLSASGFSLVDRCELHKGAFTRFITLVK from the coding sequence ATGACTCGCTATTTATACAGCTACAGCTGTCATGAAGAGGAATTGGAGCTATGCCGACTGGAATTGTCGCGACTGCTGGAAGCTTCGCTCAGTGATGGCTTCGTCGTGAGCGAGCATAACGTTCATCCGAGCCGCAGTCCGTTTCTCAAGCGTCGCCTAGAGCTCTCCCTTTCAGGTGAAACGTTGCCGGAGCTGCTGGAGCAGCTGCCGCTTGTTGATTTGAATGGAGCGACGTTCAAGGTGCTTTGCACTGTGGCGGACTCTCCATACAGCTACGAGGAGCAGCGCGGACTTGAGCGTTCCGTCGGCGCGTCATTAATTGGAGTAGCGGATATGCGGCAGCCGGAGCGTCTGCTGGGCGTTACCTTTTGGCAGCAGCGTTATTGGTTTGGCGACTGTGTGGAAGCGAGTGCGATTTGGCTCGCCCATCGGCAGAAGCCGCAAAATTATTCAACAGCACTTGGCACGAGGGTGGCCAGAGCTATAGTCAATATAGCTTCGGGGCCAGCAGGCGAGGCGCTCAAGGCGAAGGTGATCGATCCCTGCTGCGGCATGGGCACCGTGCTCATTGAAGCGTTGTCGATGGGCATTGATATTCGCGGTGTGGATCGCAATCCGCTCGCGGTACGGGGCGCACGGGTCAATCTTGCTCATTTTGGCTATAGCAAGGAACTCGTTGCACTTGGCGATATGCGTGAGCTGGAAGGGCATTATGATGCGGCAATCGTAGATCTGCCGTATAATTTATGTTCGGTCTTGCCGATTGGCGAGCAGCTTGATATGCTGGAAAGTGTAAGACGGATTGCTGACCTTGCAGTCATTGTGACGACGGAGCCGATTGAAACGCAGCTATCAGCTTCCGGCTTCAGCTTGGTCGATCGCTGCGAACTGCATAAGGGTGCTTTTACAAGATTTATTACGTTGGTTAAATAA
- a CDS encoding magnesium transporter CorA family protein, producing the protein MEIGQAGGKAMIHRVLRYPAQWDWQMLQIERQHAELGQKLPKRQDNRKNNESFLAARPYPVQAGSGADSQKFEAKLLLPECASWLEECNGRTTNQITVAPATELGPLVHGTLMIQISDVHTDIQPFHFWVSGRRLVTMHEDMRLAIRFQADDVTSRLETCDTAPEALLVMLGVILGPFHEGLDGFETRLGDLENNMRSANRTGLMDVIIERRYDLLHWSHLFTPVRELHGSVKEAFLDGIMESEAYKRITHKLERIDTLLKHYSLEIDTLISMDDAISNFRGNDIMKTLTIFTVIFTPATVISALWGVNLEPLPWDNTWWGFTILCAFIIGITVFIYVWLWKKGWTGDMLIGRGGSSKLAASRSDRHSRKKHKEAPEEEDSGRRYSSERTSSAKTATQEQAAQAAKPLTRSRRL; encoded by the coding sequence ATGGAAATCGGACAAGCAGGGGGCAAGGCGATGATTCATCGAGTGCTTCGCTATCCCGCGCAGTGGGATTGGCAAATGCTGCAGATCGAAAGGCAGCATGCGGAGTTAGGGCAGAAACTGCCCAAACGCCAGGACAACAGAAAAAATAATGAAAGCTTCCTTGCTGCGCGGCCATACCCAGTTCAGGCGGGCAGCGGTGCCGATTCGCAAAAGTTCGAGGCGAAGCTGCTGCTTCCAGAATGCGCCTCCTGGCTTGAGGAATGCAACGGACGAACGACAAATCAAATTACAGTTGCCCCGGCAACTGAGCTTGGGCCGCTTGTTCATGGCACACTGATGATCCAGATCTCAGATGTGCATACGGATATACAGCCGTTCCACTTTTGGGTATCCGGCAGGCGACTTGTGACGATGCATGAGGATATGCGGCTAGCTATACGCTTTCAAGCAGATGATGTAACGAGCAGGCTGGAAACATGCGATACCGCTCCGGAAGCCTTGCTTGTTATGCTCGGCGTTATATTAGGCCCTTTTCACGAAGGGCTGGACGGCTTTGAAACACGGCTCGGAGACCTTGAAAATAATATGCGCAGCGCCAATCGTACTGGCCTGATGGACGTCATCATTGAAAGACGGTATGACCTGCTGCATTGGAGCCATCTGTTTACGCCCGTTCGTGAGCTTCACGGCTCGGTGAAGGAAGCCTTTCTCGACGGGATTATGGAAAGCGAAGCCTACAAGCGCATTACACACAAGCTGGAACGAATCGATACGCTGCTCAAGCATTATTCACTGGAGATTGACACACTCATTTCAATGGACGATGCCATCTCCAACTTCCGCGGCAATGATATTATGAAGACGCTGACGATTTTCACGGTGATTTTCACTCCGGCAACGGTCATTTCCGCCCTTTGGGGTGTGAATTTGGAGCCGCTGCCTTGGGACAATACATGGTGGGGCTTTACGATCCTTTGCGCCTTCATTATCGGCATTACCGTATTCATTTACGTGTGGCTATGGAAAAAAGGCTGGACTGGCGATATGCTGATTGGCCGCGGCGGTTCAAGCAAGCTGGCTGCCTCTCGTTCTGATCGCCACAGCCGCAAGAAGCATAAGGAAGCGCCGGAGGAGGAAGACAGCGGGCGACGTTACTCATCGGAGCGCACATCGTCTGCCAAGACGGCCACGCAGGAGCAGGCTGCACAAGCAGCCAAGCCATTAACTCGATCACGCCGACTGTAG
- the efeB gene encoding iron uptake transporter deferrochelatase/peroxidase subunit, producing the protein MSRRDLLRLMGVGGAGLLIGATGVGGIMQAASKTLSAPTTAATTAATGAGANGDVLPFYGAHQAGIATPSQDFILFAAFDLTAASIDEVRTLFQVWTAASAAMTQGTMIGTDNNNLNLPPSDTGEAAGLSPSKTTITFGVGPSFFDGRFGLSSKKPSSLEELPAFGGDELQPEWCGGDIGVQVCANDMQVAFHAIRNLTRIARGKAVLRWTTEGFQRTSGADKQGATPRNLMGFKDGTANPDTSDEAQMKQVVWASADDGVPWMAGGSYMVVRRIRMRVEVWDRSTLSDQEATFGRHRESGAPIGSLKEFDTVDVNKKDENGKPVIPANSHLALARGDGSLKILRRSYSYSSGLDKRTGQLDAGLLFICYNRDTSKQFIPMQTKLSLMDKLNEYIVHTGSAVFACFPGVSEGGYIGETLL; encoded by the coding sequence ATGAGCCGCAGAGATTTACTGCGGCTCATGGGCGTTGGTGGGGCTGGTTTGCTGATCGGCGCGACTGGCGTAGGCGGCATTATGCAGGCGGCAAGCAAAACGCTGTCCGCCCCGACAACGGCAGCGACAACGGCGGCGACAGGGGCTGGAGCAAATGGAGATGTGCTGCCTTTTTACGGTGCTCATCAGGCAGGTATTGCGACGCCGTCACAGGATTTTATTTTATTTGCCGCTTTTGATCTGACAGCAGCTTCAATCGATGAGGTGCGTACCTTGTTTCAAGTTTGGACAGCCGCTTCGGCTGCAATGACGCAAGGAACGATGATTGGCACGGACAATAATAACTTGAACCTGCCGCCATCCGACACGGGCGAAGCCGCAGGCTTATCGCCTTCCAAAACAACGATTACGTTCGGCGTAGGGCCGAGCTTTTTTGATGGGCGCTTCGGTCTGTCAAGCAAGAAGCCCTCTTCCCTTGAGGAGCTTCCAGCATTTGGCGGCGATGAGCTGCAGCCGGAATGGTGCGGTGGCGATATCGGCGTGCAGGTATGCGCAAACGATATGCAGGTCGCTTTCCATGCCATTCGCAATTTGACGCGGATCGCACGGGGCAAAGCGGTGCTGCGCTGGACGACGGAAGGCTTTCAGCGCACCTCCGGCGCTGATAAGCAGGGCGCGACACCGCGCAACTTGATGGGCTTCAAGGATGGGACCGCGAACCCGGATACGAGCGATGAAGCACAGATGAAGCAGGTCGTCTGGGCTTCCGCCGATGACGGTGTACCATGGATGGCGGGCGGCAGCTATATGGTCGTGAGAAGAATTCGCATGCGGGTAGAGGTGTGGGATCGCTCGACGCTGTCTGACCAAGAGGCAACCTTCGGCCGCCATCGGGAGAGCGGTGCTCCAATTGGCAGCTTGAAGGAGTTTGACACAGTCGATGTGAATAAAAAGGATGAGAACGGCAAGCCGGTCATTCCAGCCAACTCGCATTTGGCACTTGCTAGAGGGGACGGGTCTTTGAAAATATTGCGCCGCTCGTACTCCTACTCCAGCGGTCTGGACAAACGCACCGGACAGCTTGACGCGGGACTATTGTTTATTTGCTATAACCGCGATACGAGCAAGCAGTTTATTCCGATGCAGACCAAGCTGAGCCTAATGGATAAGTTGAATGAATATATCGTGCATACGGGCAGCGCCGTGTTTGCTTGTTTCCCTGGCGTCAGCGAGGGCGGCTATATTGGAGAGACGTTATTGTAG
- a CDS encoding lipopolysaccharide assembly protein LapA domain-containing protein: MMKAQTMLISALLFAFVIALFAVINVNSVQVNFMFAQTQIPLILVILASTLLGGLVIGLFGMVRVFRLQRQVKLLNKQVNELTAEVERKAKPELTPFSIDESLPQTRTSVDH; encoded by the coding sequence ATGATGAAGGCTCAGACGATGCTTATATCCGCACTGCTGTTTGCATTTGTTATTGCGTTATTTGCCGTAATTAATGTCAATTCGGTGCAAGTTAATTTTATGTTTGCGCAGACTCAAATTCCGCTTATTCTCGTCATTCTCGCTTCGACGCTCCTTGGCGGACTAGTTATTGGATTGTTTGGCATGGTGCGTGTGTTCCGCTTGCAGCGCCAGGTTAAGCTTCTGAATAAACAGGTGAATGAATTAACCGCTGAGGTGGAAAGAAAAGCAAAGCCGGAGCTTACACCTTTCAGCATCGATGAGTCGCTTCCTCAGACACGGACGTCAGTAGACCATTAA
- a CDS encoding Gfo/Idh/MocA family oxidoreductase — protein MTLQIGVIGTGWFGQMHAEKLARMEGVNVAALVATSKQKADDAAKPFTDARGYENVSDMLDDRKLDAVYICVPPFAHGEIENELVKREIPFLVEKPLGVDVETPAAIGQAVQASGLITSVGYHFRYMDGTDKAKELLEGRLAAMAIGSWMGGMPGVVWWRKMEGSGGQFVEQTTHIVDLLRYLLGEVTEVYAAYGDRIMAGKEEGVEVPDIGTATFKLASGVVASISNTCAISAGDRAGLHIYTDKGVLELGHHGLIDIESSRKTEYVNKRDPYQLENEAFLHAVRTGDTSLIRSTYADALRTQEITVAANQSAKSGLPVRLPSYL, from the coding sequence ATGACTTTGCAGATTGGTGTTATTGGTACAGGTTGGTTTGGACAAATGCACGCTGAAAAGCTGGCGCGTATGGAAGGCGTCAACGTAGCAGCGCTAGTGGCTACAAGCAAGCAGAAGGCAGACGATGCGGCAAAGCCGTTTACAGATGCACGCGGTTATGAAAACGTTTCCGATATGCTCGATGACCGGAAGCTGGATGCGGTCTATATTTGTGTTCCGCCGTTTGCCCATGGAGAGATCGAAAATGAGCTGGTGAAGCGCGAAATTCCGTTTCTTGTCGAAAAACCGCTTGGCGTCGATGTCGAAACACCGGCAGCTATTGGACAAGCGGTACAGGCTAGCGGTCTCATTACATCAGTCGGCTACCATTTCCGCTATATGGACGGCACGGATAAAGCGAAAGAACTGCTGGAGGGCAGACTGGCTGCCATGGCTATCGGGAGCTGGATGGGCGGTATGCCAGGTGTTGTCTGGTGGAGAAAAATGGAGGGCTCTGGCGGGCAGTTTGTCGAGCAGACGACTCATATTGTCGATTTGCTGCGTTATTTGCTCGGTGAAGTGACGGAGGTTTATGCGGCCTATGGCGACCGAATTATGGCGGGCAAGGAAGAAGGGGTTGAGGTTCCCGATATTGGAACGGCCACCTTTAAGCTGGCTAGCGGCGTAGTTGCTTCCATCAGCAATACTTGCGCCATCAGCGCTGGTGATCGTGCCGGACTGCACATATATACGGATAAAGGTGTATTGGAGCTTGGGCATCACGGGCTCATCGATATTGAATCCAGCCGCAAAACTGAGTACGTAAATAAGCGCGATCCCTATCAGCTTGAAAATGAAGCTTTTCTGCATGCCGTCCGCACCGGCGATACTTCGCTTATTCGTTCCACTTATGCGGATGCTTTGCGGACGCAGGAAATTACAGTTGCGGCTAACCAATCAGCGAAGTCGGGCCTTCCTGTTCGTTTGCCCTCGTATTTATAA
- a CDS encoding hemolysin III family protein translates to MANTHTYSKREEIANAITHGIGAALSVAALVILIIFAVEKGTASHVVSFTIYGTAMLLLYAASTLVHSFPEGKAKRVFESLDHSFIYVFIAGTYTPILLHIVQGTLGWVLFGIVWGFALVGVVFKAFFASKFLFTSTIVYLAMGWLIVFAWKPLTSHLAPGGLQLLITGGLLYTVGTVFYMWRAFPYHHAVWHMFVLGGSVLHFFAILLYMLPS, encoded by the coding sequence ATGGCCAACACGCACACATATTCCAAACGCGAGGAAATAGCCAATGCCATCACACATGGCATTGGAGCTGCACTTAGCGTTGCTGCGCTCGTTATTTTAATCATATTTGCAGTAGAGAAGGGTACAGCTTCTCATGTGGTCAGCTTTACGATTTATGGCACAGCGATGCTGCTGCTTTATGCCGCATCGACATTGGTGCACAGCTTTCCAGAAGGCAAGGCAAAGCGTGTTTTTGAATCGCTTGACCATTCCTTTATTTATGTATTTATTGCGGGGACGTATACACCCATTTTGCTTCATATTGTGCAGGGGACATTAGGGTGGGTGCTCTTCGGCATCGTCTGGGGCTTTGCGCTCGTTGGCGTCGTATTTAAAGCATTTTTTGCTTCAAAGTTTTTGTTTACCTCGACTATCGTGTATTTGGCCATGGGCTGGCTCATTGTTTTTGCCTGGAAGCCACTTACGAGCCATTTGGCGCCTGGCGGCTTGCAGCTGCTCATTACAGGCGGGCTGCTTTACACCGTGGGAACCGTCTTTTATATGTGGCGGGCGTTTCCTTATCATCATGCGGTATGGCATATGTTCGTGCTAGGCGGGTCCGTGCTGCATTTCTTTGCGATTCTGCTCTATATGCTCCCGTCATAA
- a CDS encoding FTR1 family protein, with product MFSGSSRYSIGWKWLGIIVILAAMVAGSIGVRPVFAETSSDLDKLLPLVGGALAAASQSDWEQASGHIKEANERWKQLNVKKSDLSADVGSALAHAIVLLDQGDSKPEEAKASLSELAKAINKYVKSVQKDDQSKLSGKEAAKLLLPMATKLLVEIQGEQWGKASADYKTINDNWLTIEPAIRSDNFTVYGKLETAMSMIRIALQAEPPRAEQSETETNAMIQLLNDYRAGKIDAAAVPAEKLGIADLIAIVDKAAKDIAAGNLSEADGQMQAFISKWPSVEGQVQIRSADAYTKIEIQMTAVSGYLLSNPPVPDIAQAVIAEIREILAPMVEETRYTAWDAGMILLREGLEAILVLAALLAYLKKSGNESKRIWVWSGVWVGLLLSAVMAVLLTYAIAQAAAGSAREAIEGIAGLVSVILMITVGNWLHSKANLRSWNSYIDNKMGSAIARGSLWSLFAVSALAIMREGAETTIFYVGMAPSIDPYQMILGIGVTFLLLVAIAFVIIRFSTKLPIRPFFIVASVLIYYLVFRFMGESIHSLQVAAWLPTHAVSEWPTIGFLGIYPTLETALTQLAVLVVIIIMFVWQQARRKA from the coding sequence ATGTTTTCAGGTAGCAGCCGTTACAGCATAGGGTGGAAATGGCTCGGCATTATCGTTATTTTAGCAGCCATGGTTGCAGGCTCGATTGGCGTGAGGCCCGTTTTTGCAGAAACGTCCAGCGATTTGGATAAGCTGCTTCCGCTCGTTGGCGGAGCGCTTGCAGCGGCAAGCCAGAGCGACTGGGAACAGGCATCAGGTCATATTAAAGAAGCGAATGAGCGCTGGAAGCAGCTAAACGTGAAAAAATCAGATTTATCCGCCGATGTCGGCTCCGCGCTGGCTCATGCGATCGTGCTCTTGGACCAGGGAGACAGCAAGCCGGAGGAGGCAAAGGCTTCCTTATCCGAGCTGGCAAAGGCGATTAATAAATATGTGAAAAGCGTCCAGAAGGACGATCAATCTAAGCTGAGCGGCAAGGAAGCGGCGAAGCTGCTTCTGCCTATGGCGACAAAGCTGCTGGTCGAAATTCAAGGAGAGCAATGGGGGAAGGCGAGCGCTGATTATAAGACGATTAACGATAATTGGCTGACGATTGAACCTGCGATCCGCTCGGACAATTTCACCGTCTATGGCAAGCTGGAGACGGCAATGAGCATGATCCGGATTGCGCTGCAGGCCGAGCCGCCGCGTGCGGAGCAATCCGAGACGGAAACGAATGCGATGATTCAGCTGCTTAATGATTATAGGGCAGGCAAAATCGATGCGGCTGCTGTACCAGCGGAAAAACTGGGCATTGCTGACCTGATTGCAATTGTTGATAAAGCAGCTAAAGACATAGCCGCGGGCAATTTAAGTGAGGCCGATGGCCAAATGCAAGCCTTTATTTCAAAATGGCCGTCGGTCGAGGGGCAGGTGCAGATTCGTTCTGCTGATGCTTATACGAAAATCGAAATTCAAATGACGGCGGTATCGGGCTATTTGCTTTCCAATCCACCGGTTCCGGATATAGCCCAAGCCGTAATTGCCGAAATCAGAGAGATACTTGCTCCAATGGTGGAGGAAACGCGCTATACTGCATGGGATGCTGGAATGATTTTGCTCCGCGAGGGGCTTGAGGCAATTCTCGTGCTTGCAGCTTTACTGGCTTATTTAAAAAAATCGGGCAACGAGTCGAAGCGCATCTGGGTATGGTCTGGCGTCTGGGTCGGCCTGCTGCTGAGCGCTGTTATGGCTGTGCTGCTCACTTATGCGATTGCTCAAGCGGCTGCTGGCAGCGCGCGTGAAGCGATTGAGGGCATCGCTGGTCTTGTCTCCGTCATCTTGATGATAACCGTCGGCAACTGGCTGCACAGCAAAGCAAATTTGCGAAGCTGGAACAGCTATATTGACAACAAGATGGGCAGCGCTATTGCCCGCGGCAGTCTGTGGTCTCTGTTCGCTGTGTCGGCGCTTGCCATTATGCGGGAAGGGGCGGAGACGACGATATTTTATGTCGGCATGGCGCCTTCCATTGATCCATACCAAATGATCTTAGGTATTGGCGTAACGTTCCTGCTGCTCGTAGCAATAGCTTTCGTTATTATTCGCTTCAGCACGAAGCTGCCGATTCGGCCCTTTTTCATTGTGGCATCGGTGCTCATTTATTATTTAGTGTTCCGCTTTATGGGAGAAAGCATTCACTCGCTGCAGGTCGCTGCATGGCTGCCGACGCATGCGGTAAGCGAATGGCCTACGATTGGCTTCCTTGGTATTTATCCAACGCTGGAGACGGCGCTTACGCAGCTTGCGGTATTGGTGGTCATTATCATTATGTTCGTATGGCAGCAGGCGAGAAGAAAAGCGTAG
- the efeO gene encoding iron uptake system protein EfeO has protein sequence MNWKLIAISLSCASLLFLSACGSDTATNTKTDTAAATGTNTAEESPAASEESPAATIAPATEEEWQPVLDEYRAFTIKEADSLVIETEKFVNAVKAGDIETAKQLYAPSRMYYERIEPIAEALGDFDPHIDARENDVDEKEWRGFHRIEKILWEENTTKGAEGYADTLLEDIKLLRALMETVEIEPSLLVTGAVELLNEVSSSKVTGEEERYSHTDLYDFVANVEGAEKIYELLKPQLNKHDAELETLIGTSFTNLDDALAVYKDGDGYKSYLDLKEEDTKKLSRLLDALAEPLSQMGKILGA, from the coding sequence ATGAACTGGAAGTTAATCGCAATTTCATTATCTTGTGCCAGCCTATTATTTCTTTCTGCTTGCGGGTCAGATACTGCTACTAATACAAAAACAGACACTGCGGCAGCGACAGGAACAAATACAGCTGAAGAATCACCAGCAGCGTCGGAGGAGTCGCCAGCTGCTACAATAGCGCCTGCCACGGAAGAGGAATGGCAGCCTGTTCTTGACGAATATCGCGCCTTCACGATTAAAGAGGCGGATTCGCTCGTTATTGAAACCGAAAAATTCGTCAATGCCGTTAAAGCGGGCGACATTGAGACGGCGAAGCAGTTGTATGCGCCATCGAGAATGTACTATGAAAGAATCGAGCCGATTGCTGAAGCGCTGGGCGATTTTGACCCGCATATTGATGCCCGTGAAAATGATGTCGACGAGAAGGAGTGGAGAGGCTTCCACCGAATCGAGAAAATTTTATGGGAAGAAAATACTACAAAAGGCGCTGAAGGTTATGCCGATACGCTGCTTGAGGACATCAAGCTGCTTCGCGCACTTATGGAGACGGTCGAAATTGAGCCTAGCCTGCTCGTTACGGGTGCGGTTGAGCTGCTGAACGAAGTATCCTCCTCTAAAGTGACCGGCGAGGAAGAACGTTATTCGCATACTGACTTGTATGATTTTGTCGCTAACGTAGAAGGTGCAGAGAAAATTTATGAGCTGCTTAAGCCGCAATTGAACAAGCATGATGCCGAACTGGAAACATTGATTGGCACAAGCTTCACAAACCTGGACGATGCGCTTGCTGTTTATAAAGATGGCGACGGCTATAAATCTTACCTTGATTTGAAAGAAGAAGATACGAAGAAGCTGAGCCGGCTGCTAGACGCTTTGGCAGAACCGCTTTCACAAATGGGCAAAATTTTGGGGGCTTAA
- a CDS encoding lipase family protein, which yields MATLKKNNRESQQLDTRTALFLAAVCSQTYLQFTNPSGLFLVPRNYTLVGTFNAKAYDQTEEAFGFLLTSEQSSVLAFRGSGSAVDWVSDFIAQQTPYRPVKNSGYTHKGFTDIYMSARDQILTLIEQLPADKPLFITGHSLGGALATLAAADIAANTPIKSPIVYTFGAPRVGDPKFVRNYNNLVGTHWRFQNEYDIVPHLPTLVYQSPQTKKTYYYLHVKGEVKRSFRLGSVAANHVLPSYFNDLYVEEPIFALAICSEPPGWCPLLTQ from the coding sequence ATGGCAACTTTGAAAAAAAACAACCGGGAATCGCAGCAGTTGGACACTCGGACAGCTTTGTTTTTGGCCGCGGTATGCAGTCAAACGTATTTGCAATTCACGAACCCAAGCGGGCTGTTTCTCGTGCCGCGCAATTATACGCTGGTCGGGACGTTCAATGCCAAGGCCTATGATCAGACGGAGGAAGCCTTTGGCTTCCTGCTGACGTCGGAGCAGTCCTCCGTACTCGCTTTTCGCGGCTCGGGCTCCGCCGTCGATTGGGTATCGGATTTTATCGCCCAGCAAACACCCTATCGTCCCGTGAAAAATAGCGGTTATACGCATAAGGGCTTCACCGATATTTATATGTCCGCGCGCGATCAAATTTTGACGCTTATAGAGCAGTTGCCCGCTGATAAGCCTTTGTTTATAACCGGGCATAGCTTAGGCGGCGCTTTGGCTACGCTTGCAGCTGCCGATATTGCCGCGAATACTCCAATAAAATCACCGATTGTCTATACGTTCGGGGCACCGCGGGTCGGCGATCCTAAATTTGTCCGCAATTACAACAATCTTGTCGGTACCCATTGGCGTTTTCAAAACGAATACGATATCGTTCCCCATCTCCCAACACTTGTGTATCAATCGCCGCAAACGAAAAAAACGTATTATTACTTGCATGTAAAGGGCGAGGTCAAGCGCTCGTTCAGGCTCGGCTCGGTTGCCGCCAACCATGTACTGCCTAGCTATTTTAACGATCTATATGTCGAGGAACCCATCTTTGCCCTAGCCATCTGTTCGGAGCCCCCGGGCTGGTGCCCGCTGCTTACGCAATAG